One stretch of Rhizobium rhizoryzae DNA includes these proteins:
- a CDS encoding efflux RND transporter permease subunit yields the protein MNFSAWSIRNPIAPLLAFALLMFMGIQSFNKLPITRFPNIDVPVVSISVTQSGASPSELEMQVTKEIEDAVASISGVDEITSTVTDGLSTTAVLFRIEKPTQEAVQDTKDAIDRIRSNLPASVEEPIVSKVEVEGQAIQTFSVTSANMTLEELSWFVDDTVKRALQGQPGIGRIDRYGGADREVRIALEPAKLNSYGITASEVNSQLRSVNVDLGSGRGQVGGSEQAIRTLGDARRVSDLANTTIALSNGRFVKLSDLATITDTYEEPKSFSRFNGEPSVTFAVFRSKGSSEVTVSRTVAEQLDTIRKAHPDVSIKMVDDSVYFTYGNYESAIHTLIEGAILAVIVVMLFLRNWRATLISAVALPLSAIPTFWVMDMMGFSLNLVSFLALTLATGILVDDAIVEVENIARHIKMGKTPYRAALEAADEIGLAVIATSFTIIAVFVPVSFMPGIPGQYFIQFGLTVAFSVFFSLLVARLITPLMAAYLMRAEDAMDDHHDNDGRLMKAYTSLVTGTTRRWYMRYATLVGAIAFLIGSIMLLMQVPGSFMPPEDSSRITLSLELPPNATLDETAETTTKIYEAIKPLEGVESVFVLGGASPKGDLELRRATVNVILGKIDHSLVKTLVNKGLGNLPLIGSYIPKVEDKGRTKPQWEIEKELFQKVRSIPDVRITKLNDRGERELSFNFLASSSEQLDDAVAKLETNLRASPILANVSSEGALPRPELQIRPRKDEAARLGITPQQISETVRVATIGDVDAALAKISLDNRLIPIRVQASLDVRRDLQAIRNLKVKTASGATVPLSTVADVDYSEGPSSIKRNNRNRVVSIGSDVPQGTALDTATAEFRRVVDQTQLPEGVRLAESGDAKIQAEMVAGFGNAMLLGLLLVLVVLILLFKDVIQPFTILFSLPLAIGGVAVGLIVTNNSLSMPVLIGILMLMGIVTKNAILLVDFAIEMRRHGMERVHAMVEAGRKRARPIIMTSIAMSAGMLPSALGVGEGGSFRAPMAIAVIGGIIVSTVLSLVVVPAFFLIMDDLSMLLGRIFGRFVGKKEKEDPVLSEEELSRAARETQAKLSELQTKLDAMQPSPRQDNEKGHGAPAGNNVLRLPPLAAE from the coding sequence ATGAATTTCTCTGCCTGGTCGATCCGAAATCCGATTGCGCCGCTACTGGCCTTCGCGCTGTTGATGTTCATGGGCATCCAGTCCTTCAACAAGCTGCCGATCACGCGCTTCCCCAATATTGACGTACCCGTCGTTTCCATTTCCGTCACGCAGAGCGGCGCTTCGCCGAGCGAACTGGAAATGCAGGTGACGAAGGAGATCGAGGACGCCGTTGCCTCCATCAGCGGGGTGGATGAAATCACCTCCACCGTGACGGATGGCTTGTCGACGACCGCGGTTCTCTTCCGTATTGAAAAGCCGACGCAGGAAGCCGTTCAGGACACCAAGGATGCGATTGATCGCATTCGCTCCAACCTGCCCGCTTCCGTCGAGGAACCGATCGTTTCCAAGGTCGAGGTTGAAGGTCAGGCGATCCAGACCTTCTCCGTCACCTCCGCGAACATGACGCTGGAAGAACTGTCCTGGTTCGTGGACGATACCGTCAAGCGCGCACTTCAGGGCCAGCCCGGCATTGGCCGCATCGACCGCTACGGCGGCGCGGACCGGGAAGTTCGCATCGCGCTGGAACCGGCAAAACTGAATTCCTACGGCATCACCGCGTCGGAGGTTAACAGCCAGCTGCGCAGCGTCAACGTCGATCTCGGCTCCGGTCGCGGACAGGTTGGCGGCAGCGAGCAGGCTATTCGAACACTTGGCGATGCCCGCCGTGTTTCTGACCTTGCCAACACGACGATTGCTCTCTCGAACGGGCGCTTCGTGAAGCTGTCCGACCTCGCCACAATCACCGATACCTATGAGGAGCCAAAGTCCTTCTCACGGTTCAATGGCGAACCGAGCGTAACCTTTGCGGTATTCCGCTCCAAGGGATCAAGCGAAGTCACCGTGTCGCGCACGGTTGCCGAGCAGCTGGATACGATCCGCAAGGCCCATCCGGATGTCTCCATCAAGATGGTGGATGACAGCGTCTATTTCACCTACGGCAACTATGAATCGGCGATCCACACCCTCATCGAGGGCGCGATTCTCGCCGTCATCGTGGTCATGCTGTTCCTGCGCAACTGGCGCGCGACGCTGATCTCCGCGGTTGCCCTGCCGCTCTCTGCCATCCCCACCTTCTGGGTGATGGATATGATGGGCTTTTCGCTGAACCTCGTTTCGTTCCTCGCCCTGACGCTGGCGACCGGTATTCTCGTCGATGATGCGATCGTGGAGGTCGAGAACATTGCCCGCCACATCAAGATGGGCAAGACACCCTATCGCGCAGCGCTCGAAGCGGCAGATGAAATCGGCCTTGCCGTTATCGCAACGAGCTTCACCATCATCGCCGTCTTCGTGCCGGTCTCGTTCATGCCCGGCATTCCGGGGCAGTACTTCATCCAATTCGGTCTGACGGTCGCCTTCTCGGTGTTCTTCTCGCTGCTTGTAGCACGCCTCATCACACCGCTGATGGCCGCCTATCTGATGCGGGCCGAAGATGCGATGGACGACCACCACGACAATGATGGTCGCCTGATGAAGGCCTATACCAGCCTGGTCACCGGCACGACGCGGCGCTGGTACATGCGCTATGCCACACTGGTGGGCGCCATTGCCTTTCTGATCGGCTCGATCATGCTGCTGATGCAGGTTCCGGGCAGCTTCATGCCGCCGGAAGACAGCTCACGCATCACCCTGTCGCTGGAACTGCCACCCAACGCGACGCTGGATGAAACCGCGGAAACGACGACCAAGATCTATGAGGCCATCAAGCCTCTGGAAGGCGTGGAAAGCGTGTTCGTGCTCGGCGGCGCCTCGCCCAAGGGCGATCTTGAACTGCGCCGCGCCACCGTGAACGTCATTCTGGGCAAGATAGACCATTCGCTGGTCAAGACGCTCGTCAACAAGGGCCTCGGCAATCTGCCACTGATCGGCTCCTACATTCCGAAGGTGGAGGACAAGGGCCGTACCAAACCGCAGTGGGAAATCGAGAAAGAGCTGTTCCAGAAGGTTCGCTCCATTCCTGACGTCCGCATCACAAAGCTGAACGATCGTGGAGAACGCGAGCTTTCGTTCAACTTCCTCGCCAGCAGCAGCGAGCAGCTGGATGATGCGGTGGCGAAGCTCGAAACCAACCTGCGTGCTTCACCGATCCTTGCCAATGTCTCGTCGGAAGGTGCACTTCCACGCCCGGAACTGCAGATCCGCCCCCGCAAGGATGAAGCCGCTCGTCTTGGCATCACGCCGCAGCAGATTTCGGAAACCGTTCGCGTTGCCACCATTGGTGATGTCGATGCGGCACTGGCCAAGATCTCGCTCGACAATCGTCTCATCCCGATCCGCGTGCAGGCATCGCTCGATGTCCGCCGCGACTTGCAGGCCATTCGCAACCTCAAGGTCAAGACCGCGAGTGGGGCGACCGTTCCGCTGTCCACCGTTGCCGATGTGGATTATTCGGAAGGTCCAAGCTCCATCAAGCGTAACAACCGCAACCGCGTCGTCTCCATCGGCTCGGATGTTCCGCAAGGCACGGCGCTCGATACGGCAACGGCTGAGTTCCGTCGTGTCGTTGACCAGACGCAACTGCCCGAAGGCGTTCGACTGGCTGAAAGCGGTGACGCAAAGATCCAGGCAGAAATGGTGGCAGGCTTCGGCAATGCCATGCTGCTGGGGCTGCTGCTGGTTCTGGTCGTGCTCATCCTCCTCTTCAAGGATGTCATCCAGCCGTTTACGATCCTGTTCTCGCTGCCATTGGCAATCGGGGGCGTGGCGGTCGGCCTGATCGTGACGAACAACTCGCTTTCGATGCCGGTGCTGATCGGTATCCTGATGCTGATGGGCATCGTCACGAAGAACGCCATCCTGCTTGTCGATTTCGCAATCGAGATGCGCCGTCACGGCATGGAGCGTGTTCATGCCATGGTGGAAGCGGGCCGCAAGCGTGCACGACCCATCATCATGACCTCTATCGCCATGTCGGCAGGCATGCTGCCCTCGGCGCTGGGCGTGGGTGAAGGTGGTTCCTTCCGCGCCCCCATGGCGATTGCGGTCATCGGCGGCATCATCGTTTCAACGGTGCTCAGCCTCGTGGTTGTCCCTGCCTTCTTCCTCATCATGGACGACCTTTCCATGCTGTTGGGCCGGATCTTTGGCCGATTCGTCGGCAAGAAGGAAAAGGAAGATCCCGTTTTGAGCGAAGAGGAACTCAGCCGTGCCGCCCGCGAAACGCAGGCCAAGCTCTCCGAACTCCAGACGAAGCTCGATGCCATGCAGCCATCACCTCGTCAGGACAACGAGAAAGGACATGGGGCACCCGCAGGCAATAATGTGCTGAGACTGCCCCCACTGGCTGCCGAATAG
- a CDS encoding efflux RND transporter periplasmic adaptor subunit gives MMNSRKLTGALFFAAMASTAIGLPAAAQEQKPAQEQAGQANLPAIVVTKVAERNLKDSVVASGTIRPVEEVFVQPLVDGLSIKSLKVDVGDEVTAGQVVAELNSDSLLLQKSQLQANRAKAEAGLAQYRAQVIEAQANADDAVRQRDRTQNLSRNGTASTAQVEQTAASAAAALARLNAAKQAVSVGEADIKVVQAQIDDIDLKLERTDVKAPVAGVISKKDAKVGAIAAGSGTPLFTMIRDGDIELVADVPESEIGRLKAGMSAKVTVAGTTKSLDAKIRLVSPVVDQTSRLGAVHIVVSDETAAKAGMYANAEIIITETRGLALPQSAVTTDRKGSFARLVEGNVVKQVKLEIGIQDAGFVQILSGLKAGDQVVAKAGAFVRDGDQIKPVPSANIASN, from the coding sequence ATGATGAACTCTCGCAAACTAACGGGTGCACTCTTTTTCGCTGCTATGGCATCGACGGCAATTGGTTTGCCCGCTGCCGCGCAGGAACAGAAACCCGCTCAGGAACAGGCTGGCCAGGCAAACCTGCCCGCTATCGTCGTGACGAAAGTTGCGGAAAGAAACCTCAAGGACAGCGTCGTTGCCAGCGGCACAATTCGTCCGGTCGAGGAAGTATTCGTCCAGCCTCTGGTGGACGGCTTGTCGATCAAGTCTCTCAAGGTCGATGTGGGGGATGAGGTCACCGCTGGTCAGGTTGTGGCAGAGCTCAATAGCGATTCTCTTCTGCTGCAGAAGAGCCAGCTTCAGGCCAATCGCGCCAAGGCCGAGGCCGGACTGGCGCAATACCGGGCGCAGGTGATCGAGGCTCAGGCAAACGCCGATGATGCCGTTCGCCAGCGCGACCGGACCCAGAACCTCAGCCGCAACGGAACGGCCTCCACCGCACAGGTGGAACAGACGGCAGCCTCCGCAGCGGCGGCCCTTGCCCGGTTGAACGCGGCCAAACAGGCCGTCAGCGTTGGCGAGGCCGACATCAAGGTCGTCCAGGCGCAGATCGACGACATCGATCTCAAGCTGGAACGCACGGACGTCAAGGCTCCGGTTGCCGGCGTCATTTCCAAAAAGGATGCCAAGGTCGGTGCCATCGCTGCAGGCAGCGGAACGCCGCTTTTCACCATGATCCGCGACGGCGACATTGAACTTGTTGCCGATGTACCGGAAAGCGAGATCGGACGGCTGAAAGCTGGCATGTCGGCAAAGGTCACCGTCGCAGGCACCACGAAATCGCTCGATGCGAAAATTCGGCTGGTTTCGCCCGTGGTCGATCAGACGAGCCGTCTCGGCGCAGTCCACATTGTGGTGAGTGATGAAACTGCGGCAAAGGCCGGCATGTATGCGAACGCAGAGATCATCATCACCGAAACACGTGGCCTCGCCCTGCCCCAGTCTGCCGTCACCACAGATCGCAAAGGCTCGTTCGCCCGTCTCGTGGAAGGCAACGTGGTCAAGCAGGTGAAGCTTGAAATCGGCATCCAGGATGCAGGCTTCGTGCAGATCCTCAGCGGCTTGAAGGCTGGCGACCAGGTGGTTGCCAAGGCTGGTGCTTTTGTTCGCGATGGCGATCAGATCAAGCCGGTTCCATCTGCCAACATCGCCTCGAACTGA
- a CDS encoding ABC transporter substrate-binding protein — protein MTLKIASLLLGAAVSLTALQAHAADKVTLQLKWVTQAQFAGYYVAKEKGFYKEEGLDVDIKPGGPDIAPPQVLAGGGADVIVDWMPSALATREKGVPLVNIAQPFKKSGMMLTCLKETGITKPADFKGKTLGVWFFGNEYPFLSWMNTLKIKTDGSAEGVKVLKQGFNVDPLLQKQAACISTMTYNEYWQVIDAGIKPDQLVTFKYEDEGVATLEDGLYVLEDKLKDPAFKEKMVKFVRASMKGWKYAEKNPDEAAGIVLDNDASGAQTEKHQKRMMGEVAKLTAGSNGALDEADYKRTVKTLLGGGSDPVITKEPTGAYTLDITKAALK, from the coding sequence ATGACGCTGAAAATTGCATCGCTGTTGCTGGGAGCAGCCGTTTCGCTCACCGCCCTTCAGGCACACGCCGCCGACAAGGTAACTCTGCAGCTGAAGTGGGTCACGCAGGCCCAGTTCGCCGGTTACTACGTGGCCAAGGAAAAGGGCTTCTACAAGGAAGAAGGTCTCGACGTCGATATCAAGCCGGGCGGCCCGGACATTGCTCCACCGCAGGTTCTGGCCGGTGGCGGCGCTGACGTCATCGTCGACTGGATGCCGTCCGCACTCGCAACGCGCGAAAAGGGCGTGCCCCTTGTCAACATCGCGCAGCCTTTCAAGAAATCCGGCATGATGCTGACCTGCCTGAAGGAAACCGGCATCACCAAGCCCGCCGACTTCAAGGGCAAGACGCTCGGCGTCTGGTTCTTCGGCAACGAATATCCCTTCCTGTCCTGGATGAACACGCTGAAGATCAAGACCGATGGCTCGGCGGAAGGCGTGAAGGTGCTGAAGCAGGGCTTCAACGTCGACCCGCTGCTGCAAAAGCAGGCCGCCTGTATCTCCACCATGACCTACAACGAATACTGGCAGGTCATCGATGCGGGCATCAAGCCGGACCAGCTGGTGACCTTCAAGTATGAAGACGAAGGCGTGGCCACGCTGGAAGACGGCCTTTACGTTCTGGAAGACAAGCTGAAGGACCCGGCCTTCAAGGAAAAGATGGTCAAGTTCGTCCGCGCTTCTATGAAGGGCTGGAAATATGCCGAGAAGAACCCGGATGAAGCAGCCGGTATCGTTCTCGATAATGACGCCTCCGGTGCCCAGACCGAGAAGCATCAGAAGCGCATGATGGGCGAAGTGGCCAAGCTGACCGCTGGCTCCAACGGCGCGCTGGATGAGGCGGACTATAAGCGTACCGTCAAGACGCTGCTGGGTGGCGGATCCGACCCGGTTATCACCAAGGAACCGACAGGCGCCTATACGCTGGACATTACCAAGGCAGCGCTGAAGTAA
- a CDS encoding ABC transporter permease gives MNGYILAALAIWIGAWTLNEWLVRQRPASAQAKQAVGIIVPVIFGATLLAVWECLVYGFQIPPILLPAPSAIWVKLINSVPVLWADFQQTFLKSVITGYIAGCGLGFAVALLIDRSPFLQKGLLPIGNFVSALPVVGIAPIMVMWFGFDWPSKVAVVVIMTFFPMLVNTVQGLASASHMERDLMRTYAANWGQTLIKLRLPAAWPFIFNALKINSTLALIGAIVAEFFGTPIVGMGFRISTEVGRANIDMVWAEIAVAAVAGSVFYGLVALAERWVTFWHPSVRGGRA, from the coding sequence ATGAACGGATATATTCTTGCCGCGCTTGCCATCTGGATCGGCGCCTGGACCCTGAACGAGTGGCTTGTGCGCCAGCGCCCCGCGTCTGCGCAGGCAAAGCAGGCCGTCGGGATCATCGTTCCCGTCATCTTCGGCGCCACCTTGCTGGCAGTCTGGGAATGTCTGGTGTATGGCTTCCAGATCCCGCCTATCCTTCTTCCGGCCCCCAGCGCCATTTGGGTGAAGCTCATAAATTCGGTCCCGGTCCTCTGGGCAGATTTCCAGCAGACCTTCCTCAAATCCGTCATCACCGGCTATATCGCAGGCTGCGGACTGGGCTTTGCCGTTGCGCTTCTGATCGACCGCTCGCCCTTTCTGCAAAAGGGTCTCCTGCCCATCGGCAATTTCGTATCGGCGCTGCCGGTCGTCGGCATCGCGCCAATCATGGTCATGTGGTTCGGCTTCGACTGGCCGTCGAAAGTGGCGGTGGTCGTGATCATGACCTTCTTCCCCATGCTGGTGAACACGGTGCAGGGTCTTGCTTCCGCCAGCCATATGGAGCGGGATCTGATGCGCACCTATGCGGCAAACTGGGGACAGACGCTGATCAAGCTTCGCCTTCCGGCCGCATGGCCGTTTATTTTCAATGCACTGAAAATCAACTCCACGTTGGCGCTGATCGGCGCTATCGTAGCGGAGTTTTTCGGAACGCCCATTGTCGGCATGGGCTTCCGCATCTCCACGGAAGTGGGCCGCGCAAATATCGATATGGTCTGGGCCGAAATCGCGGTGGCCGCGGTGGCTGGCTCGGTCTTCTACGGTCTGGTGGCACTGGCAGAACGCTGGGTCACCTTCTGGCATCCGTCCGTCCGTGGGGGACGGGCGTAA
- a CDS encoding ABC transporter permease: MTSTKPSLFRDRVLPVLTVIAVILVIWHVAVVYLNAPFVRDQAARAGTVVTLGEIIPQTFNQERPILPAPHQIIAELWDTTIAKPITSKRSLVYHAWVTLSATLMGFGMGTVLGILLAVGIVHNRAMDKSLMPWVIASQTIPILAIAPMIIVVLNSIGISGLLPKALISTYLSFFPIVVGMVKGLRSPDVLLLDLMHTYNASRAQTFWKLRWPAALPYLFTSLKVAIAISLVGAIVGELPTGAVAGLGARLLSGSYYGQTIQIWAALFMAAALAAVLVSIIGLAHTQVLKRMGAKP; the protein is encoded by the coding sequence ATGACGAGCACTAAGCCCTCTCTCTTCCGGGACCGCGTGCTGCCAGTGCTGACGGTGATCGCCGTCATCCTCGTCATCTGGCATGTGGCCGTCGTCTACCTGAATGCGCCTTTCGTGCGCGATCAGGCCGCGCGTGCCGGAACCGTTGTCACGCTCGGTGAAATCATTCCGCAGACCTTCAACCAGGAGCGGCCCATCCTGCCCGCGCCGCACCAGATCATTGCGGAGCTGTGGGACACGACCATTGCCAAACCCATCACCTCGAAGCGCAGCCTTGTCTACCATGCCTGGGTAACACTATCGGCAACGCTGATGGGCTTCGGCATGGGCACGGTGCTCGGAATTCTGCTGGCGGTGGGCATCGTCCATAACCGGGCGATGGACAAGTCGCTGATGCCCTGGGTCATCGCCTCCCAGACGATCCCGATCCTCGCCATCGCGCCGATGATCATTGTGGTCCTGAACTCCATCGGCATATCGGGACTTCTGCCCAAGGCTTTGATTTCGACCTATCTTTCCTTCTTCCCCATCGTCGTCGGCATGGTGAAGGGTCTGCGCAGCCCGGATGTCCTGCTGCTGGATCTGATGCACACCTATAATGCCAGCCGCGCGCAGACCTTCTGGAAATTGCGCTGGCCCGCGGCCCTGCCCTATCTCTTCACTTCCTTGAAGGTTGCGATTGCCATCTCACTGGTCGGCGCAATCGTCGGTGAACTGCCCACGGGTGCTGTGGCAGGCCTTGGTGCGCGCCTTCTGTCCGGCTCCTATTACGGCCAGACGATCCAGATCTGGGCGGCCCTCTTCATGGCGGCAGCGCTTGCAGCTGTGCTGGTCTCCATCATCGGCCTTGCCCATACGCAAGTGCTGAAGCGCATGGGAGCCAAGCCATGA
- a CDS encoding ABC transporter ATP-binding protein yields the protein MTSAAAPVVTARDLGLTFQTNDGPVNALTGVNLDIKKGDFVSFIGPSGCGKTTFLRVIADLEKHTSGSIEINGMTPENARLARAYGYVFQAAALYPWRTIEKNIALPLEIMGYSSAEQRQRVERTLDLVNLSGFGKKYPWQLSGGMQQRASIARALAFDADLLLMDEPFGALDEIVRDHLNEQLLKLWDRTNKTICFVTHSIPEAVYLSTKIVVMSPRPGRVTDVIESPLPRERPLDIRDTPEFLEVAHRVREGLKAGHSYDEH from the coding sequence ATGACCTCCGCCGCCGCACCTGTTGTAACCGCCCGCGATCTTGGCCTGACATTCCAGACGAATGACGGCCCGGTGAACGCGCTGACCGGCGTGAACCTCGATATCAAGAAGGGCGATTTCGTCTCGTTCATCGGCCCGTCCGGCTGCGGAAAAACGACGTTCCTGCGCGTCATTGCCGACCTCGAGAAGCACACGAGCGGATCAATCGAAATCAATGGAATGACTCCGGAAAATGCCCGTCTGGCGCGGGCCTATGGCTATGTCTTCCAGGCGGCGGCCCTTTACCCCTGGCGCACCATCGAGAAGAACATCGCGCTTCCGCTGGAAATCATGGGTTACAGCAGCGCCGAGCAAAGGCAGCGTGTCGAGCGAACGCTGGATCTCGTGAACCTCTCCGGTTTCGGCAAGAAATATCCCTGGCAATTGTCCGGCGGAATGCAGCAGCGCGCCTCCATCGCCCGTGCGCTGGCCTTCGATGCCGACCTGCTTCTGATGGACGAACCCTTCGGCGCGCTGGACGAAATTGTCCGCGACCATCTGAACGAACAGCTGCTGAAACTCTGGGACCGCACGAACAAGACGATCTGTTTCGTCACCCACTCGATTCCGGAGGCCGTCTATCTCTCCACCAAGATCGTTGTCATGAGCCCTCGTCCGGGCCGCGTGACGGATGTGATTGAATCGCCGCTGCCACGCGAACGCCCGCTGGATATTCGCGATACGCCGGAGTTTCTCGAAGTCGCCCATCGCGTCCGCGAAGGGTTGAAGGCGGGGCATAGCTATGACGAGCACTAA
- a CDS encoding cupin domain-containing protein codes for MDGSSKPTCRLVKPGSTYDGKQGLSYFAGIAAETVGSKAICMHILTMPPGARAKAHLHENHETAIYMLSGKADTWYGDNLEHHVVVSAGELFYIPAGVPHLPANTSDEPATAIIARTDPNEQESVVLLPELDGLVKV; via the coding sequence ATGGATGGATCATCGAAACCCACCTGTCGTTTGGTAAAGCCGGGCAGCACCTATGACGGCAAGCAGGGGCTGAGCTATTTTGCGGGCATTGCGGCCGAAACCGTTGGCTCCAAGGCTATCTGCATGCATATTCTGACCATGCCGCCCGGCGCGCGGGCCAAGGCCCATCTGCATGAGAACCACGAGACCGCGATCTACATGCTCTCCGGCAAGGCCGACACCTGGTACGGCGACAATCTGGAACATCATGTGGTGGTGAGCGCGGGCGAGCTTTTCTACATTCCGGCAGGCGTTCCTCATCTGCCCGCCAATACGTCCGATGAACCGGCGACAGCGATCATAGCCCGCACGGACCCCAACGAGCAGGAGAGCGTGGTGCTTTTGCCGGAGCTGGATGGATTGGTGAAGGTTTGA
- the hydA gene encoding dihydropyrimidinase, translating to MTTVIKGGTIVTADLTYKADVKVDGGRIVEIGPNLSGDTVLDADGCYVMPGGIDPHVHLEMPFMGTYSADDFESGTRAGLAGGTTMVVDFCLPAPDQSLLEALQMWDNKTSRATADYSFHMAITGWNERIFNEMKVIVQEKGINTFKHFMAYKGALMVNDDEMFASFQRCAELGALPLVHAENGDVVASMTAKLLAEGNDGPEGHAYSRPPEVEGEATNRAIMLADMAGVPLYVVHTSCEQAHEAIRRARQKGMRVYGEPLIQHLTLDESEYFNKDWDHAARRVMSPPFRNKQHQDSLWAGLQSGSLSCVATDHCAFTTEQKRFGVGNFAKIPNGTGGLEDRMPMLWTYGVMTGRLTMNEFVAVTSTNIAKILNMYPKKGAVLVGADADLVVWDPKRSKTISAKSQQSSIDYNVFEGKEVTGLPRFTLTRGYVAIEEDQVKTREGHGQFVKREPFTAVNKALSTWKELVAPRKVERTGIPATGV from the coding sequence ATGACCACAGTCATCAAGGGCGGAACCATTGTCACGGCAGACCTGACCTACAAGGCTGACGTGAAGGTGGATGGGGGCAGGATCGTCGAGATCGGCCCCAACCTTTCCGGCGATACGGTTCTGGATGCGGACGGCTGTTATGTCATGCCCGGCGGCATCGACCCGCATGTGCATCTGGAAATGCCCTTCATGGGCACCTATTCCGCCGATGACTTCGAAAGCGGCACCCGCGCGGGTCTGGCGGGTGGCACCACCATGGTGGTGGATTTCTGTCTGCCAGCGCCGGATCAATCGCTTCTTGAAGCCTTGCAGATGTGGGACAACAAGACCTCCCGCGCCACGGCAGACTATTCCTTCCACATGGCGATCACCGGCTGGAACGAGCGCATCTTCAACGAGATGAAGGTTATCGTTCAGGAAAAGGGCATCAACACCTTCAAGCACTTCATGGCCTACAAGGGTGCCTTGATGGTGAATGATGACGAGATGTTCGCCTCCTTCCAGCGTTGCGCGGAACTCGGCGCCCTGCCGCTGGTGCATGCGGAAAACGGCGATGTCGTTGCCTCCATGACCGCCAAACTTCTGGCGGAAGGCAATGACGGACCGGAAGGCCATGCCTATTCCAGACCGCCGGAAGTGGAAGGCGAAGCGACCAACCGCGCCATCATGCTGGCCGATATGGCGGGCGTTCCGCTCTACGTGGTTCATACCTCTTGCGAACAGGCGCACGAAGCCATTCGCCGCGCCCGCCAGAAAGGCATGCGCGTTTATGGCGAGCCGCTCATCCAGCATCTGACGCTGGATGAAAGCGAATATTTCAACAAGGATTGGGACCATGCCGCGCGCCGCGTCATGTCGCCGCCATTCCGCAACAAGCAGCATCAGGACAGCCTCTGGGCTGGCCTGCAATCCGGCTCGCTCTCCTGCGTGGCGACAGACCATTGCGCCTTCACGACGGAGCAGAAGCGCTTCGGCGTCGGCAATTTCGCAAAGATCCCGAACGGCACCGGCGGCCTGGAAGATCGCATGCCGATGCTGTGGACCTATGGCGTCATGACCGGTCGCCTGACCATGAACGAGTTCGTGGCGGTCACCTCCACCAACATTGCCAAGATCCTCAACATGTACCCGAAAAAGGGCGCGGTTCTGGTAGGCGCGGATGCCGATCTGGTTGTGTGGGACCCGAAGCGCTCCAAGACGATCTCGGCCAAGAGCCAGCAATCCTCCATCGATTATAACGTCTTCGAGGGCAAGGAAGTCACCGGCCTGCCGCGCTTCACGCTGACCCGCGGCTACGTTGCCATCGAGGAAGATCAGGTGAAGACGCGCGAGGGTCACGGTCAGTTCGTCAAGCGCGAGCCCTTTACCGCCGTCAACAAGGCGCTTTCCACCTGGAAGGAACTGGTTGCACCCCGCAAGGTGGAACGCACCGGCATTCCGGCCACGGGGGTTTGA